The Triticum aestivum cultivar Chinese Spring chromosome 7B, IWGSC CS RefSeq v2.1, whole genome shotgun sequence genome window below encodes:
- the LOC123156027 gene encoding uncharacterized protein isoform X12, whose protein sequence is MLKFKRSKKQLNFLSYMRTLDSGLRRESYCMGNRESFTCKGTEYCHSSVSAASKVEGHFYCLICSIIELRKFDSFRMSSSELWSSETDGCTAVNKCSEEFCQMPQHAYHIIDDGRVSDD, encoded by the exons ATGCTCAAATTCAAGAGATCAAAGAAGCAGCTGAACTTCCTGAGCTATATGAGGACATTGGATTCAGGCCTCCGAAGGGAGTCATACTGTATGGGGAACAGGGAAAGCTTTACTTGCAAAG GTACAGAATATTGCCACTCATCAGTATCTGCAGCATCTAAGGTGGAA GGGCATTTTTATTGCCTAATTTGCTCCATAATTGAGTTGCGAAAATTTGATAGCTTCAGAATGTCATCCAGTGAATTATGGAGCTCTGAGACAGACGGATGCACTGCTGTCAATAAAT GTTCAGAGGAGTTCTGTCAAATGCCACAACATGCTTATCATATCATAG ATGATGGCAGAGTCAGTGATGATTAG
- the LOC123156027 gene encoding uncharacterized protein isoform X6, producing the protein MLKFKRSKKQLNFLSYMRTLDSGLRRESYCMGNRESFTCKGTEYCHSSVSAASKGHFYCLICSIIELRKFDSFRMSSSELWSSETDGCTAVNKCEEPGSFAKSIQWATEQLSHLSQVLKLGFDEKFIHIWEFYLVYSATGFKS; encoded by the exons ATGCTCAAATTCAAGAGATCAAAGAAGCAGCTGAACTTCCTGAGCTATATGAGGACATTGGATTCAGGCCTCCGAAGGGAGTCATACTGTATGGGGAACAGGGAAAGCTTTACTTGCAAAG GTACAGAATATTGCCACTCATCAGTATCTGCAGCATCTAAG GGGCATTTTTATTGCCTAATTTGCTCCATAATTGAGTTGCGAAAATTTGATAGCTTCAGAATGTCATCCAGTGAATTATGGAGCTCTGAGACAGACGGATGCACTGCTGTCAATAAATGTGAG GAACCAGGAAGTTTCGCGAAGTCAATACAGTGGGCGACAGAGCAGCTAAGTCATTTAAG TCAAGTTTTGAAACTGGGCTTTGATGAGAAGTTCATTCATATATGGGAATTCTACCTTGTATACTCTGCCACTGGTTTCAAGTCATGA
- the LOC123156027 gene encoding uncharacterized protein isoform X8 encodes MLKFKRSKKQLNFLSYMRTLDSGLRRESYCMGNRESFTCKGTEYCHSSVSAASKVEGHFYCLICSIIELRKFDSFRMSSSELWSSETDGCTAVNKCSEEFCQMPQHAYHIIGTRKFREVNTVGDRAAKSFKSSFETGL; translated from the exons ATGCTCAAATTCAAGAGATCAAAGAAGCAGCTGAACTTCCTGAGCTATATGAGGACATTGGATTCAGGCCTCCGAAGGGAGTCATACTGTATGGGGAACAGGGAAAGCTTTACTTGCAAAG GTACAGAATATTGCCACTCATCAGTATCTGCAGCATCTAAGGTGGAA GGGCATTTTTATTGCCTAATTTGCTCCATAATTGAGTTGCGAAAATTTGATAGCTTCAGAATGTCATCCAGTGAATTATGGAGCTCTGAGACAGACGGATGCACTGCTGTCAATAAAT GTTCAGAGGAGTTCTGTCAAATGCCACAACATGCTTATCATATCATAG GAACCAGGAAGTTTCGCGAAGTCAATACAGTGGGCGACAGAGCAGCTAAGTCATTTAAG TCAAGTTTTGAAACTGGGCTTTGA
- the LOC123156027 gene encoding uncharacterized protein isoform X1, whose protein sequence is MPARSCDGADASHQGPWTPSLAALPPNPSGSASRRPSPRWFLSAAASPWRRPGQILGAVRPPLQHLSSPPSSFKVLSVVEIWQDEVVPMVSVMKIKMTPLESCADMGGLDAQIQEIKEAAELPELYEDIGFRPPKGVILYGEQGKLYLQRCTVIVYILSASLFLKSVYSALQEGPSSHHDLQPPADESRAGDWCVATAEGATGGGVTGGGEKAPTEQAHDTHVLYVGSKQSLPCFLCY, encoded by the exons ATGCCGGCCAGATCCTGCGACGGCGCCGACGCGAGCCACCAAGGGCCGTGGACTCCCTCTCTGGCTGCGCTTCCGCCAAACCCTAGCGGCTCGGCGTCCCGGCGACCATCTCCGAGGTGGTTTCTTTCTGCAGCAGCCAGCCCATGGAGAAGGCCCGGACAAATTCTCGGAGCAGTACGCCCGCCGCTCCAGCACCTTTCCTCACCGCCGTCGTCATTCAAG GTTCTCTCTGTGGTTGAAATTTGGCAAGATGAAGTTGTTCCTATGGTTTCTGTCATGAAAATTAAAATGACACCTTTGGAGTCTTGTGCTGACATGGGTGGTTTAGATGCTCAAATTCAAGAGATCAAAGAAGCAGCTGAACTTCCTGAGCTATATGAGGACATTGGATTCAGGCCTCCGAAGGGAGTCATACTGTATGGGGAACAGGGAAAGCTTTACTTGCAAAG GTGCACTGTCATTGTATATATTCTCTCAGCCTCTTTATTCTTGAAATCAGTATATTCAGCTCTGCAGGAAGGTCCGTCTTCACATCA CGATCTGCAGCCGCCAGCGGACGAGAGCAGGGCGGGCGACTGGTGTGTGGCGACTGCTgaaggggcgacgggcggcggcgtgaCGGGAGGAGGTGAGAAGGCACCAACTGAACAGGCGCACGATACACACGTACTGTACGTAGGATCCAAACAATCGCTACCTTGTTTTCTTTGCTACTAG
- the LOC123156027 gene encoding uncharacterized protein isoform X4: protein MLKFKRSKKQLNFLSYMRTLDSGLRRESYCMGNRESFTCKGTEYCHSSVSAASKVEGHFYCLICSIIELRKFDSFRMSSSELWSSETDGCTAVNKCEEPGSFAKSIQWATEQLSHLSQVLKLGFDEKFIHIWEFYLVYSATGFKS from the exons ATGCTCAAATTCAAGAGATCAAAGAAGCAGCTGAACTTCCTGAGCTATATGAGGACATTGGATTCAGGCCTCCGAAGGGAGTCATACTGTATGGGGAACAGGGAAAGCTTTACTTGCAAAG GTACAGAATATTGCCACTCATCAGTATCTGCAGCATCTAAGGTGGAA GGGCATTTTTATTGCCTAATTTGCTCCATAATTGAGTTGCGAAAATTTGATAGCTTCAGAATGTCATCCAGTGAATTATGGAGCTCTGAGACAGACGGATGCACTGCTGTCAATAAATGTGAG GAACCAGGAAGTTTCGCGAAGTCAATACAGTGGGCGACAGAGCAGCTAAGTCATTTAAG TCAAGTTTTGAAACTGGGCTTTGATGAGAAGTTCATTCATATATGGGAATTCTACCTTGTATACTCTGCCACTGGTTTCAAGTCATGA
- the LOC123156027 gene encoding uncharacterized protein isoform X5, whose translation MLKFKRSKKQLNFLSYMRTLDSGLRRESYCMGNRESFTCKGTEYCHSSVSAASKVEGHFYCLICSIIELRKFDSFRMSSSELWSSETDGCTAVNKCSEEFCQMPQHAYHIIGTRKFREVNTVGDRAAKSFKVTHQAWINMPTFL comes from the exons ATGCTCAAATTCAAGAGATCAAAGAAGCAGCTGAACTTCCTGAGCTATATGAGGACATTGGATTCAGGCCTCCGAAGGGAGTCATACTGTATGGGGAACAGGGAAAGCTTTACTTGCAAAG GTACAGAATATTGCCACTCATCAGTATCTGCAGCATCTAAGGTGGAA GGGCATTTTTATTGCCTAATTTGCTCCATAATTGAGTTGCGAAAATTTGATAGCTTCAGAATGTCATCCAGTGAATTATGGAGCTCTGAGACAGACGGATGCACTGCTGTCAATAAAT GTTCAGAGGAGTTCTGTCAAATGCCACAACATGCTTATCATATCATAG GAACCAGGAAGTTTCGCGAAGTCAATACAGTGGGCGACAGAGCAGCTAAGTCATTTAAGGTAACACACCAGGCCTGGATTAACATGCCAACTTTCTTGTGA
- the LOC123156027 gene encoding uncharacterized protein isoform X3, with protein MPARSCDGADASHQGPWTPSLAALPPNPSGSASRRPSPRWFLSAAASPWRRPGQILGAVRPPLQHLSSPPSSFKVLSVVEIWQDEVVPMVSVMKIKMTPLESCADMGGLDAQIQEIKEAAELPELYEDIGFRPPKGVILYGEQGKLYLQRFQVHCHCIYSLSLFILEISIFSSAGRSVFTSRSAAASGREQGGRLVCGDC; from the exons ATGCCGGCCAGATCCTGCGACGGCGCCGACGCGAGCCACCAAGGGCCGTGGACTCCCTCTCTGGCTGCGCTTCCGCCAAACCCTAGCGGCTCGGCGTCCCGGCGACCATCTCCGAGGTGGTTTCTTTCTGCAGCAGCCAGCCCATGGAGAAGGCCCGGACAAATTCTCGGAGCAGTACGCCCGCCGCTCCAGCACCTTTCCTCACCGCCGTCGTCATTCAAG GTTCTCTCTGTGGTTGAAATTTGGCAAGATGAAGTTGTTCCTATGGTTTCTGTCATGAAAATTAAAATGACACCTTTGGAGTCTTGTGCTGACATGGGTGGTTTAGATGCTCAAATTCAAGAGATCAAAGAAGCAGCTGAACTTCCTGAGCTATATGAGGACATTGGATTCAGGCCTCCGAAGGGAGTCATACTGTATGGGGAACAGGGAAAGCTTTACTTGCAAAG GTTTCAGGTGCACTGTCATTGTATATATTCTCTCAGCCTCTTTATTCTTGAAATCAGTATATTCAGCTCTGCAGGAAGGTCCGTCTTCACATCA CGATCTGCAGCCGCCAGCGGACGAGAGCAGGGCGGGCGACTGGTGTGTGGCGACTGCTga
- the LOC123156027 gene encoding uncharacterized protein isoform X10: MLKFKRSKKQLNFLSYMRTLDSGLRRESYCMGNRESFTCKGTEYCHSSVSAASKVEGHFYCLICSIIELRKFDSFRMSSSELWSSETDGCTAVNKCEEPGSFAKSIQWATEQLSHLRLPQNFNLT, from the exons ATGCTCAAATTCAAGAGATCAAAGAAGCAGCTGAACTTCCTGAGCTATATGAGGACATTGGATTCAGGCCTCCGAAGGGAGTCATACTGTATGGGGAACAGGGAAAGCTTTACTTGCAAAG GTACAGAATATTGCCACTCATCAGTATCTGCAGCATCTAAGGTGGAA GGGCATTTTTATTGCCTAATTTGCTCCATAATTGAGTTGCGAAAATTTGATAGCTTCAGAATGTCATCCAGTGAATTATGGAGCTCTGAGACAGACGGATGCACTGCTGTCAATAAATGTGAG GAACCAGGAAGTTTCGCGAAGTCAATACAGTGGGCGACAGAGCAGCTAAGTCATTTAAG GTTGCCACAGAATTTTAATCTAACATAA
- the LOC123156027 gene encoding uncharacterized protein isoform X11 translates to MLKFKRSKKQLNFLSYMRTLDSGLRRESYCMGNRESFTCKGTEYCHSSVSAASKVEGHFYCLICSIIELRKFDSFRMSSSELWSSETDGCTAVNKCEEPGSFAKSIQWATEQLSHLSQVATEF, encoded by the exons ATGCTCAAATTCAAGAGATCAAAGAAGCAGCTGAACTTCCTGAGCTATATGAGGACATTGGATTCAGGCCTCCGAAGGGAGTCATACTGTATGGGGAACAGGGAAAGCTTTACTTGCAAAG GTACAGAATATTGCCACTCATCAGTATCTGCAGCATCTAAGGTGGAA GGGCATTTTTATTGCCTAATTTGCTCCATAATTGAGTTGCGAAAATTTGATAGCTTCAGAATGTCATCCAGTGAATTATGGAGCTCTGAGACAGACGGATGCACTGCTGTCAATAAATGTGAG GAACCAGGAAGTTTCGCGAAGTCAATACAGTGGGCGACAGAGCAGCTAAGTCATTTAAG TCAGGTTGCCACAGAATTTTAA
- the LOC123156027 gene encoding uncharacterized protein isoform X7 has protein sequence MLKFKRSKKQLNFLSYMRTLDSGLRRESYCMGNRESFTCKGTEYCHSSVSAASKVEGHFYCLICSIIELRKFDSFRMSSSELWSSETDGCTAVNKCSEEFCQMPQHAYHIIGTRKFREVNTVGDRAAKSFKSGCHRILI, from the exons ATGCTCAAATTCAAGAGATCAAAGAAGCAGCTGAACTTCCTGAGCTATATGAGGACATTGGATTCAGGCCTCCGAAGGGAGTCATACTGTATGGGGAACAGGGAAAGCTTTACTTGCAAAG GTACAGAATATTGCCACTCATCAGTATCTGCAGCATCTAAGGTGGAA GGGCATTTTTATTGCCTAATTTGCTCCATAATTGAGTTGCGAAAATTTGATAGCTTCAGAATGTCATCCAGTGAATTATGGAGCTCTGAGACAGACGGATGCACTGCTGTCAATAAAT GTTCAGAGGAGTTCTGTCAAATGCCACAACATGCTTATCATATCATAG GAACCAGGAAGTTTCGCGAAGTCAATACAGTGGGCGACAGAGCAGCTAAGTCATTTAAG TCAGGTTGCCACAGAATTTTAATCTAA
- the LOC123156027 gene encoding uncharacterized protein isoform X2 — MPARSCDGADASHQGPWTPSLAALPPNPSGSASRRPSPRWFLSAAASPWRRPGQILGAVRPPLQHLSSPPSSFKVLSVVEIWQDEVVPMVSVMKIKMTPLESCADMGGLDAQIQEIKEAAELPELYEDIGFRPPKGVILYGEQGKLYLQRCTVIVYILSASLFLKSVYSALQEGPSSHQRTCGSSWIVQYCVGVCADYTLRGGNPITKVSWSSGGATQEMP; from the exons ATGCCGGCCAGATCCTGCGACGGCGCCGACGCGAGCCACCAAGGGCCGTGGACTCCCTCTCTGGCTGCGCTTCCGCCAAACCCTAGCGGCTCGGCGTCCCGGCGACCATCTCCGAGGTGGTTTCTTTCTGCAGCAGCCAGCCCATGGAGAAGGCCCGGACAAATTCTCGGAGCAGTACGCCCGCCGCTCCAGCACCTTTCCTCACCGCCGTCGTCATTCAAG GTTCTCTCTGTGGTTGAAATTTGGCAAGATGAAGTTGTTCCTATGGTTTCTGTCATGAAAATTAAAATGACACCTTTGGAGTCTTGTGCTGACATGGGTGGTTTAGATGCTCAAATTCAAGAGATCAAAGAAGCAGCTGAACTTCCTGAGCTATATGAGGACATTGGATTCAGGCCTCCGAAGGGAGTCATACTGTATGGGGAACAGGGAAAGCTTTACTTGCAAAG GTGCACTGTCATTGTATATATTCTCTCAGCCTCTTTATTCTTGAAATCAGTATATTCAGCTCTGCAGGAAGGTCCGTCTTCACATCA GCGGACCTGCGGCAGTTCATGGATTGTGCAATATTGCGTGGGAGTGTGTGCCGACTATACTTTGCGTGGTGGAAACCCAATTACCAAAGTATCGTGGAGCAGTGGCGGGGCTACACAGGAGATGCCTTGA
- the LOC123156027 gene encoding uncharacterized protein isoform X9, which yields MLKFKRSKKQLNFLSYMRTLDSGLRRESYCMGNRESFTCKGTEYCHSSVSAASKVEGHFYCLICSIIELRKFDSFRMSSSELWSSETDGCTAVNKCSEEFCQMPQHAYHIIGTRKFREVNTVGDRAAKSFKVATEF from the exons ATGCTCAAATTCAAGAGATCAAAGAAGCAGCTGAACTTCCTGAGCTATATGAGGACATTGGATTCAGGCCTCCGAAGGGAGTCATACTGTATGGGGAACAGGGAAAGCTTTACTTGCAAAG GTACAGAATATTGCCACTCATCAGTATCTGCAGCATCTAAGGTGGAA GGGCATTTTTATTGCCTAATTTGCTCCATAATTGAGTTGCGAAAATTTGATAGCTTCAGAATGTCATCCAGTGAATTATGGAGCTCTGAGACAGACGGATGCACTGCTGTCAATAAAT GTTCAGAGGAGTTCTGTCAAATGCCACAACATGCTTATCATATCATAG GAACCAGGAAGTTTCGCGAAGTCAATACAGTGGGCGACAGAGCAGCTAAGTCATTTAAG GTTGCCACAGAATTTTAA